A DNA window from Deinococcus multiflagellatus contains the following coding sequences:
- a CDS encoding Rieske (2Fe-2S) protein has product MKARRLTRRAVLERWWVLPVAGTAGAFGYMGFYATRVLRGKNEAGPPAFEPGPAQQVAPLSALKTPWAEHLFTYAGRPCTLLRVPRPVAGGLSVEDVHLAAFSRVCTHLGCAVNLVRDPEVLAFAFNYRPPDGQPHLGCRCHYSVFSALDAGKAVFGKANGPLPRVRLDVRGTGAQATVWATGIEPAPALGG; this is encoded by the coding sequence ATGAAAGCCCGGCGCCTGACCCGCCGGGCGGTGCTGGAACGCTGGTGGGTGCTGCCCGTGGCAGGCACCGCCGGGGCCTTTGGCTACATGGGCTTTTATGCCACGCGCGTGCTGCGCGGCAAGAACGAGGCAGGCCCCCCCGCCTTTGAGCCAGGGCCCGCGCAACAGGTGGCGCCCCTCTCGGCCCTGAAGACGCCGTGGGCCGAGCACCTGTTCACCTACGCCGGGCGGCCCTGCACGCTGCTGCGCGTGCCGCGCCCGGTGGCTGGCGGCCTGAGTGTGGAGGACGTGCATCTGGCGGCCTTTTCCCGAGTCTGCACCCACCTGGGCTGCGCGGTGAATCTGGTGCGCGACCCGGAGGTGCTGGCCTTTGCCTTCAATTACCGCCCGCCCGACGGTCAGCCGCACCTGGGCTGCCGCTGCCACTACAGCGTGTTCTCGGCGCTGGACGCTGGCAAGGCCGTGTTCGGCAAGGCCAACGGCCCCTTGCCCCGGGTGCGCCTGGACGTGCGCGGAACAGGCGCGCAGGCCACGGTGTGGGCCACGGGTATTGAACCGGCCCCGGCACTGGGAGGCTGA
- a CDS encoding c-type cytochrome: MSAGALLSLGVLALVLLACLWLVTEPLRAAAPEDPDAPERARLEAQREQLYAQLHTLSDEAARPGLERRAALTLRALDALPPAPRSGRRVRPLALGLLAVATLAVGAGALTFIPRWQLAALNPAEAQNVQATLALPALKARAERTRQNADYLAWGKAAFDSGRYDEAVSAYGNALKLNPRQPEALRRLGILLLTRGERGGQAPSAQDATQAALLIRTAAQLAPQEPESQLLLGFALARFGQDEDALRALERYRTLDPQGRDADELITAIRARQNETDPGLRVYAANCASCHGPSGGGGVGPSLRESVLSRDALRQITLQGKGAMPGFPKLRGAELEALLNLLESWQP, translated from the coding sequence ATGAGCGCAGGGGCCCTGCTGAGTCTGGGCGTGCTGGCGCTGGTGCTGCTGGCCTGCCTGTGGCTGGTGACAGAGCCGCTGCGGGCCGCCGCCCCCGAAGACCCCGACGCCCCCGAACGCGCCCGGCTGGAGGCCCAGCGCGAGCAGCTGTATGCCCAGCTGCACACCCTGAGCGATGAAGCCGCGCGCCCCGGCCTGGAGCGGCGCGCGGCCCTGACCCTGCGCGCGCTGGACGCCCTGCCCCCGGCCCCCCGTTCCGGCCGCCGGGTGCGGCCCCTGGCGCTGGGCCTGCTGGCCGTGGCCACGCTGGCGGTGGGGGCCGGCGCCCTGACCTTCATTCCGCGCTGGCAGCTGGCGGCCCTGAACCCTGCCGAGGCCCAGAACGTGCAGGCCACGCTGGCGCTGCCAGCCCTGAAAGCCCGTGCCGAGCGCACCCGCCAGAACGCCGATTATCTGGCCTGGGGCAAGGCCGCCTTTGATTCCGGGCGCTACGACGAGGCGGTAAGCGCCTACGGCAACGCCCTGAAACTCAATCCGCGCCAGCCCGAAGCCCTGCGCCGCCTGGGTATTCTGCTGCTCACCCGTGGCGAGCGGGGCGGGCAGGCGCCCAGCGCGCAGGACGCCACCCAGGCCGCGCTGCTGATCCGCACCGCCGCGCAACTGGCCCCCCAGGAGCCTGAATCCCAGCTGCTGCTGGGCTTTGCGCTGGCCCGCTTTGGGCAAGACGAAGACGCCCTGCGCGCGCTGGAACGCTACCGCACCCTGGACCCCCAGGGCCGCGACGCCGACGAACTGATCACCGCCATCCGCGCCCGCCAGAACGAAACCGATCCGGGCCTGCGCGTGTACGCGGCCAACTGCGCCTCCTGCCACGGGCCCAGCGGCGGCGGCGGCGTGGGCCCCAGCCTGCGCGAATCGGTGCTGAGCAGAGACGCCCTGCGGCAGATCACCCTGCAGGGCAAGGGCGCCATGCCGGGCTTCCCCAAGCTGCGGGGGGCCGAGCTGGAAGCCCTGCTGAACCTGCTGGAAAGCTGGCAGCCATGA